The Myripristis murdjan chromosome 8, fMyrMur1.1, whole genome shotgun sequence genomic sequence CGCTTTGGGGAGTTTTCGCGGAGGTCACGTCTGGATAGGGCTGTACGGTGACATTCACAGCTGGAGGTGGTCTCTGCAAAATAAGAGTTACTACGGTGAAGGAGAGGCTGAGTTCAGGATGTGGTACAGTGGTGAACCCAGTACCTACTACATTGATGAGTACTGTGTGCCAATGAACACAGGTGGAACATGGTGGGATTATTATTGTAGTTCTAGTCTCCCATTCGTCTGCTACAACGgtgagaataaaacaacaagcggtgaattcataaaaacaataacaataataatattaatcacCATCTTCGTCATACAttttttagtcgaagaaaaaaaaacttacatttCTAGATAATGAAGGCAGCCAACATTTCGGGAGCGATAAATGACGTTATATCCCTGTGTATCTGGTTGAATGCGGATTGTGTCACTGAGAGGGTCCAAGTCGATGTTTTCCTGGAATAAAgactgactgaaaaaacaaaacaaacaaacaaaaaacctacCTGTTATACATGTGAGATGTTCACCTTCATGATGAATAGCCTACATGAAATGTTATCTTCATATTTACAACCTGATCATCTCTATCTTCTTGTCAATAACAGGCAGTTACCTTACAAACTAAAATCACAGTTTTTCTGGTTAGGCCTATTTGCCAAAAAATCAACCaaccaatattttttattagtgATTACTCAGCAGTCTTCTTATCTGAcccctcagtgtgtttgctgttttccctctttcagTGCAAATCATATTATTTTGCTGATTCTTCCATGGTGACTCTTGTCATCATTAGTTCTGACACTACTAAATCATGATTTCtgcttaaaaatatatttataaatatatgttCACCGGCAGATCGAACCAAAGGCTCATCGAGATGGATTTTAGTGAATGAACGCAAGACCTGGAGCGACGCTCAGAGCTACTGCAGGCAGAGGTACACCGACCTGGCCAGCATCAGGAACCTCGCTGAGAACGAGGAGATCAGAGGTTTGATCAACGACACCTCTTGGATCGGCCTGTTCAGAGACGCATGGAAGTGGTCAGACGGGAGCACCATGTCATTCTCTAAATGGGCTGATAATCATCCAAGTGAAGGAGATAAGCATTGTGTGGCTTCACATCTGGGAAAATGGCTTGACTATTCATGTAGTAACAGATTTTACTTTGTCTGTTACAGTAAGTAGAGATCTACaatatgtcattttgaaatTCTGTCAATTCAATATTACAAAAAACTATTAGTCACTGGCCATATTATTTTGCTGCTTGGTGGATGAAAAGcctgtttttattaatatgaCATATCCATTGCAGGAGATGTCGTGAATATGCAGGTGGTGAAAGTGCGG encodes the following:
- the LOC115363697 gene encoding lymphocyte antigen 75-like, which codes for MAGNALIFILLSGLGSLPSCFPRQYHLVEKSVNWTEAQSYCRQHYTDLATVTSEEDVTKLNDALGSFRGGHVWIGLYGDIHSWRWSLQNKSYYGEGEAEFRMWYSGEPSTYYIDEYCVPMNTGGTWWDYYCSSSLPFVCYNDRTKGSSRWILVNERKTWSDAQSYCRQRYTDLASIRNLAENEEIRGLINDTSWIGLFRDAWKWSDGSTMSFSKWADNHPSEGDKHCVASHLGKWLDYSCSNRFYFVCYRDVVNMQVVKVRLQSASSADLEAKKDELLQQLRQRLKDQGVSDDVQLRWVTQPDGRVFHKEGKEEEKDEESCGP